The following are encoded together in the Fusarium keratoplasticum isolate Fu6.1 chromosome 1, whole genome shotgun sequence genome:
- a CDS encoding Alkyl transferase, producing the protein MSDAISSFLRKVIIESPPGEWAMRQLRELLIGALKQGPIPQHVSFEMDGNRRYARSHRMETVEGHHHGFEALARIMEICYKCGVKVVTVYAFSIENYNRPKYEVEGLMQLAKVKLEQLTNYGHILDRYGARVRVLGQRDMIRADVLEVVDKAVARTKHNNKAVLNICFPYTSRAEMTTAVRSTVQEFLAPTPPRSTPFSPSRIRQKILSRQLDGREGLPTIPDVLPEDSEPLDGDDAKKDSDGDSSSPTLHPDSPPPRIRARNSAASLSGLPNPETITAETLDKHMYTASDPPLDIFVRTSGVERLSDFMLWQCHQDTQIFFIDTLWPDFDLHDFIWILLEWQWRQKQKDREEAPVRAATVTA; encoded by the exons ATGTCCGACGCTATATCTTCCTTTCTCCGGAAAGTCATTATTGAGTCTCCTCCCGGAGAATGGGCTATGCGCCAGCTTCGCGAGCTTCTCATCGGTGCCCTGAAGCAAGGCCCTATCCCCCAACATGTGTCCTTCGAGATGGACGGAAACCGGCGGTATGCTCGAAGCCACCGAATGGAGACGGTGGAgggtcatcatcatggattTGAGGCCCTGGCTAGG ATTATGGAGATTTGCTACAAGTGCGGCGTGAAAGTCGTCACAGTTTACGCCTTCAGTATCGAGAACTACAATCGCCCGAAATACGAGGTCGAGGGCCTTAtgcagctggccaaggtcaagctggaACAGTTGACCAACTACGGCCACATTCTCGATCGTTACGGTGCCCGTGTCCGCGTCCTGGGCCAGCGCGATATGATTCGAGCCGATGTTTTGGAGGTTGTTGACAAGGCTGTCGCAAGAACCAAGCACAACAACAA GGCCGTGTTGAACATTTGCTTCCCCTACACATCGAGAGCTGAGATGACCACCGCAGTCAGATCAACGGTGCAAGAGTTCCTTGCTCCCACTCCTCCCCGAAGCACACCATTCTCCCCTTCTCGTATTAGGCAAAAGATCCTGTCGCGCCAGCTGGACGGCCGCGAAGGTCTGCCCACGATCCCCGATGTTCTGCCCGAGGACTCGGAGCCTttggatggcgatgatgccaagaAAGACAGTGATGGGGATTCGTCATCGCCCACACTGCACCCAGACTCACCCCCACCTCGCATCAGGGCGAGAAACAGCGCAGCCAGCCTCTCTGGCCTGCCAAACCCCGAGACGATCACAGCCGAGACACTCGACAAGCATATGTACACAGCAAGCGACCCCCCTCTAGATATCTTTGTTCGAACTAGCGGAGTGGAACGCCTCAGCGATTTTATGCTCTGGCAGTGCCACCAGGACACTCAGATCTTTTTCATTGACACTCTGTGGCCCGACTTTGATCTCCACGACTTCATCTGGATCTTGTTGGAGTGGCAGTGGcggcagaagcagaaggatcGCGAAGAGGCGCCGGTCCGGGCGGCAACTGTTACGGCGTGA